A genomic segment from Pseudomonas sp. S09G 359 encodes:
- a CDS encoding MarR family winged helix-turn-helix transcriptional regulator, with amino-acid sequence MLASQCLCTNLRRAARGVSRHYDGALDGFGINVAQYSLLCNLQRLDQPSISSLAEAMGLDRSTLGRNLRVLECEGLVQLVEGNDLRNRLVLLTDAGAERLAAALPAWEAAQQKLIDQLGADKRETLLALLDELA; translated from the coding sequence ATGCTTGCCTCCCAATGTTTATGTACCAACCTGCGACGTGCCGCCCGTGGCGTCAGCAGGCATTACGACGGCGCCCTCGACGGCTTCGGGATCAACGTTGCCCAGTATTCTTTGCTGTGCAACTTGCAGCGCCTGGATCAGCCGAGTATTTCCAGCCTCGCCGAAGCCATGGGCCTGGACCGCAGCACCCTGGGGCGCAACTTGCGGGTGCTGGAGTGCGAAGGGCTGGTGCAGTTGGTCGAGGGCAATGACCTGCGCAACCGCCTGGTGCTGCTTACCGACGCCGGAGCAGAGCGACTGGCCGCGGCCTTGCCGGCCTGGGAAGCGGCGCAACAGAAATTGATCGATCAACTCGGCGCGGATAAACGCGAAACCTTGTTGGCCTTGCTGGATGAACTCGCCTGA
- a CDS encoding cobyric acid synthase: MSTLMVQGTTSDAGKSTLVTALCRWLVRQGVAVAPFKPQNMALNSAVTAEGGEIGRAQAVQAQAANLAPHTDMNPVLLKPNSDTGSQVIIHGRAVTSMNAVAYHDYKAIAMQAVLASHARLSAAYPVVMVEGAGSPAEINLRANDIANMGFAEAVDCPVLLIADINRGGVFAHLVGTLELLSPSEQARVQGFIINRFRGDIALLQPGLDWLEARTGKPVVGVLPYVMDLHLEAEDGIDRRQIDKAEQVLKVVVPVLPRISNHTDFDPLRLHPQVDLQFVGPGQAIPAADLIILPGSKSVRSDLAYLRANGWDAAVVRHLRYGGKVLGICGGLQMLGEQVHDPLGLEGVAGSSEGLGLLAFSTTLEEEKQLRNVRGRLVLEGAEVSGYEIHAGVTSGDGLSRAAVQLDDGRSDGALSADGQILGTYLHGVFETPAACSALLRWAGLQDVQEVDYHALRERDIERLADLVDNHLDTALLRKLCGI, translated from the coding sequence ATGAGTACGCTGATGGTGCAAGGCACCACCTCCGATGCCGGTAAAAGCACCCTGGTGACCGCGCTGTGCCGTTGGCTGGTGCGCCAGGGCGTGGCGGTGGCACCGTTCAAGCCGCAGAACATGGCGCTCAACAGTGCCGTGACCGCCGAAGGCGGCGAAATCGGCCGCGCCCAGGCGGTGCAGGCCCAGGCGGCCAACCTGGCGCCGCATACCGACATGAACCCGGTGTTGCTCAAACCCAACAGCGACACCGGCTCGCAAGTGATCATCCACGGTCGGGCGGTTACCAGCATGAATGCGGTGGCCTATCACGACTACAAAGCCATCGCGATGCAGGCGGTGCTGGCCTCCCATGCGCGGTTGAGCGCTGCCTATCCGGTGGTGATGGTCGAAGGCGCGGGGTCGCCTGCGGAGATCAATCTGCGCGCCAATGACATCGCCAATATGGGCTTCGCCGAGGCGGTGGACTGCCCGGTGCTGCTGATCGCGGATATCAATCGCGGTGGGGTGTTTGCCCATCTGGTTGGCACCCTTGAGTTGCTGTCGCCCAGCGAGCAGGCGCGGGTCCAGGGTTTTATCATCAACCGTTTTCGCGGCGATATCGCCTTGTTGCAGCCGGGGCTGGATTGGCTGGAGGCGCGTACCGGTAAGCCGGTGGTGGGGGTGTTGCCGTATGTGATGGACCTGCACCTGGAGGCTGAGGACGGTATTGACCGGCGTCAGATTGATAAGGCGGAGCAGGTGCTCAAGGTGGTGGTGCCGGTGTTGCCGCGCATCAGTAACCATACGGATTTTGATCCGTTGCGCCTGCATCCTCAGGTGGATTTGCAGTTTGTTGGGCCGGGGCAGGCGATTCCGGCGGCGGATCTGATTATTTTGCCGGGGTCCAAGAGTGTGCGCAGTGATTTGGCCTATTTGCGTGCCAATGGGTGGGATGCGGCGGTGGTGCGGCATTTGCGTTATGGCGGCAAGGTGTTGGGGATTTGTGGTGGGTTGCAGATGCTTGGGGAGCAGGTGCATGACCCGTTGGGGTTAGAGGGGGTTGCCGGGTCCAGTGAAGGGTTGGGGTTGTTGGCGTTTAGTACGACGCTTGAAGAGGAGAAGCAACTGCGTAATGTGCGGGGGCGGTTGGTGCTTGAGGGGGCTGAGGTCAGTGGGTATGAGATTCATGCTGGGGTGACGTCTGGCGATGGTTTGTCTCGGGCTGCGGTGCAGTTGGATGATGGTCGCAGTGATGGGGCTTTGAGTGCAGATGGGCAGATTCTTGGGACCTACCTGCATGGGGTGTTTGAAACCCCGGCTGCCTGTAGTGCTTTGCTGCGTTGGGCTGGGTTGCAGGATGTGCAGGAGGTTGACTATCACGCTTTGCGTGAGCGGGATATCGAGCGGTTGGCGGACTTGGTAGATAATCACCTCGATACTGCTTTACTGCGCAAGCTATGCGGGATTTGA
- a CDS encoding OmpP1/FadL family transporter — MKKVMLKTTLSLAVAMASSHLFASGFALNEQSVSGMGTGFAGRSSSADDASTVYGNPAGMARLNGQQITGGVAAIDASTDISDTGGNSRGSNKGDMVPFTAVPFGFYTNKLNDQWAIGFGVYAPFGLVTDYENGFQGRGFGSKSEVKVMTFQPTVSYAFNDRVSIGFGPTINRISGVLESDRTLNPAVSDTNVKIKGDDTALGFNVGVLVQATDTTRVGLTYHSKVKYKLDGHTEVSGPTATQGFLRNNRYDASLKIETPESYDLSVTQDLTDAWKLYGGATWTRWSRLKEITVNNEGVTAAGGALAPSQLSSITEEQDWHDTWAYAVGTSYQLTKQVVLRTGLTFDQSPTNNTDRSPRIPTGDRTIFSVGLGYKVMDNMTIDLAYSYLKEEDVKVNNTANPPSTASYRAKYENSANGFGLGMTYTF; from the coding sequence ATGAAAAAAGTAATGCTCAAGACCACACTTAGCCTCGCCGTTGCCATGGCATCCTCCCACCTGTTCGCAAGCGGTTTTGCACTCAACGAACAGAGCGTCAGCGGGATGGGTACGGGTTTCGCAGGTCGCTCTTCTTCTGCCGATGATGCAAGCACTGTTTACGGTAACCCTGCCGGTATGGCCCGCCTGAATGGCCAGCAAATCACGGGTGGTGTTGCGGCGATTGATGCCTCCACCGACATCAGCGATACCGGCGGTAACTCGCGCGGTTCCAACAAAGGTGACATGGTTCCGTTCACCGCGGTGCCATTCGGTTTCTACACCAACAAACTTAACGATCAGTGGGCCATCGGCTTCGGTGTCTACGCACCGTTCGGCCTGGTGACCGACTATGAAAACGGCTTCCAGGGCCGTGGCTTCGGCAGCAAGAGCGAAGTGAAGGTCATGACCTTCCAGCCAACTGTCAGCTACGCGTTCAATGATCGGGTGTCCATCGGCTTTGGCCCGACCATCAACCGGATTTCCGGTGTGCTGGAGTCGGACCGGACCCTTAACCCGGCCGTCAGCGATACCAACGTCAAGATCAAGGGTGACGATACCGCCCTGGGCTTCAACGTTGGTGTACTGGTCCAGGCGACCGACACCACCCGTGTTGGCCTGACCTACCACTCGAAGGTCAAATACAAGCTTGACGGGCACACCGAGGTATCGGGTCCTACCGCGACCCAAGGCTTCCTGCGTAACAACCGTTACGACGCTTCGTTGAAAATCGAAACCCCTGAGTCCTACGACCTGTCGGTCACCCAAGACCTGACCGATGCCTGGAAGCTGTACGGTGGTGCTACTTGGACCCGCTGGAGCCGCCTGAAGGAAATCACCGTCAACAACGAAGGCGTTACAGCAGCCGGCGGCGCACTGGCACCTAGCCAACTGAGCTCCATCACCGAAGAACAAGACTGGCACGACACCTGGGCCTACGCCGTGGGTACCTCGTACCAGTTGACCAAACAAGTGGTGCTGCGTACTGGCCTGACCTTCGACCAGTCCCCAACCAACAACACTGATCGTTCGCCGCGCATCCCGACTGGCGACCGTACAATCTTCAGTGTGGGCCTGGGCTACAAAGTCATGGATAACATGACCATCGACCTCGCGTACTCGTACCTGAAGGAAGAAGACGTCAAGGTTAACAACACCGCTAACCCACCATCGACAGCCAGCTACCGCGCCAAATACGAAAACAGTGCCAACGGTTTCGGCCTGGGCATGACCTACACCTTCTGA
- the cobT gene encoding nicotinate-nucleotide--dimethylbenzimidazole phosphoribosyltransferase produces MTDTWWINPCKAIDASVYEEALARQQQLTKPAGSLGQLEALAVQLAGLQGRVKPSVEQVWIAIFAGDHGVVAEGVSAFPQEVTGQMLHNFVTGGAAISVLARQLDARLEVVDLGTVTPSLDLPGVRHLNIGAGTANFVKGPAMTDVQGRLALQAGRDSVLRARETGAQLFIGGEMGIGNTTAASALACALLDCQVSDLTGPGTGLNAQGVSHKVAVIERALALHAAQRGDALQTLFNLGGFEIAALVGAYLACAQQGIVVLVDGFICSVAALVATRLNPACREWLLFGHRGAEPGHRHVLQSLDAQPLLELGLRLGEGSGAALAVPLLRLACALHGQMATFAEAAVADRPA; encoded by the coding sequence ATGACTGACACTTGGTGGATCAACCCTTGTAAGGCGATTGATGCCTCTGTGTACGAAGAAGCTCTGGCGCGCCAGCAGCAGTTGACTAAGCCGGCCGGCTCCCTCGGTCAGTTGGAGGCGCTGGCGGTGCAGTTGGCTGGGTTGCAGGGCCGGGTCAAGCCGTCGGTGGAGCAGGTGTGGATTGCGATTTTTGCCGGGGACCACGGTGTGGTTGCGGAGGGGGTGTCGGCGTTTCCCCAGGAAGTGACCGGGCAGATGCTGCATAACTTTGTCACCGGCGGTGCGGCCATCAGTGTGTTGGCGCGGCAGTTGGATGCGCGCTTGGAAGTGGTCGACCTCGGCACCGTCACGCCGTCGCTGGATTTGCCGGGTGTGCGTCACCTGAATATCGGCGCGGGCACGGCGAATTTCGTTAAAGGCCCGGCGATGACTGACGTTCAGGGGCGCCTGGCGCTGCAAGCCGGTCGGGACAGTGTGCTGCGCGCCCGTGAAACGGGTGCCCAGTTGTTTATCGGCGGCGAGATGGGCATCGGCAACACCACGGCTGCCAGTGCGTTGGCCTGTGCTCTGCTCGACTGTCAGGTCAGTGACCTCACGGGGCCGGGCACCGGGTTGAATGCCCAGGGCGTCAGCCACAAGGTTGCGGTGATCGAGCGCGCGCTGGCGTTGCATGCGGCGCAGCGCGGCGATGCGTTGCAAACCCTGTTCAATCTGGGTGGTTTTGAGATTGCTGCGTTGGTGGGGGCTTATCTGGCCTGTGCCCAGCAAGGCATCGTGGTGCTGGTGGATGGGTTTATCTGCAGCGTCGCGGCGTTGGTTGCCACGCGTTTGAATCCGGCCTGCCGTGAGTGGCTGTTGTTTGGCCATCGGGGCGCCGAGCCGGGTCACCGTCATGTGTTGCAAAGCCTCGACGCACAGCCGTTGCTGGAGCTCGGTCTGCGCCTGGGTGAGGGCAGTGGCGCGGCGCTGGCGGTGCCGTTGTTGCGCCTGGCGTGCGCGCTGCACGGGCAGATGGCGACCTTCGCTGAAGCTGCCGTGGCAGACCGCCCCGCATGA
- the cobC gene encoding alpha-ribazole phosphatase family protein: MTLHLDLLRHGETELGGGLRGSLDDALTAKGWEQMRAAVVARGPWDRLISSPLQRCALFAHELGARLDLPVSLEKDLQELHFGAWEGHSAAALMETDAEGLGLFWADPYSFTPPEGEPVSEFSERVLGAVSRLHRAYAGERVLLISHGGVMRLLLARSRGLPREQLLNVEVGHGGLFSLQVAADGVLKEVE; this comes from the coding sequence ATGACCTTGCACCTGGACCTGCTGCGCCACGGTGAAACCGAGCTGGGCGGCGGCCTGCGTGGCAGCCTGGATGATGCGCTCACCGCCAAGGGCTGGGAGCAGATGCGCGCCGCCGTGGTTGCGCGTGGGCCTTGGGATCGGTTGATCAGTTCGCCGTTGCAGCGTTGCGCACTGTTCGCCCATGAGTTGGGCGCGCGGCTCGATCTTCCGGTCAGCCTGGAAAAGGACCTGCAAGAGCTGCATTTCGGCGCCTGGGAAGGGCACAGCGCGGCAGCGCTCATGGAGACCGACGCAGAGGGCCTGGGCCTGTTCTGGGCAGACCCCTATAGCTTTACGCCGCCTGAGGGTGAGCCGGTCAGCGAATTTTCTGAACGCGTTCTCGGCGCTGTCTCACGCTTGCATCGGGCGTATGCCGGTGAGCGCGTGTTGCTGATCAGCCATGGTGGCGTGATGCGCCTGTTGCTGGCACGCTCGCGTGGGTTGCCGCGGGAGCAACTGCTGAATGTTGAAGTCGGCCATGGCGGGTTGTTCAGCCTGCAGGTGGCCGCCGATGGCGTCTTGAAGGAAGTCGAATAA
- the cobU gene encoding bifunctional adenosylcobinamide kinase/adenosylcobinamide-phosphate guanylyltransferase: protein MLQLILGGARSGKSRLAEKLASDSELAVIYIATSQPLDGEMNERVALHRQRRPEHWGLVEEPLELARVLRENAAADRCLLVDCLTLWLTNLLMLEDADRLVFERDQLLETLASLPGEIIFVSNETGLGVVPLGELTRRYVDEAGWLHQALAERCQRVVLTVAGLPMTLKGTAL, encoded by the coding sequence ATGCTTCAACTGATTTTGGGTGGCGCCCGCTCCGGCAAGAGTCGGTTGGCTGAAAAGCTCGCCAGCGATAGTGAGTTGGCCGTCATTTACATCGCCACCAGCCAGCCGTTGGATGGGGAGATGAATGAGCGTGTTGCGTTGCATCGTCAGCGTCGCCCTGAGCATTGGGGTTTGGTCGAAGAACCTCTTGAGCTGGCGCGTGTGCTGCGTGAAAACGCTGCTGCCGACCGCTGTCTGTTGGTGGATTGCCTGACCCTCTGGCTCACCAATTTGCTGATGCTCGAAGACGCCGATCGCCTCGTTTTCGAGCGCGATCAATTGCTTGAAACCCTGGCTTCGCTGCCGGGTGAAATCATTTTTGTCAGCAACGAGACCGGTCTGGGTGTCGTGCCGCTGGGCGAATTGACTCGCCGCTATGTGGATGAGGCCGGTTGGCTGCATCAAGCTTTGGCCGAGCGGTGTCAGCGCGTTGTCCTGACGGTTGCCGGCCTGCCTATGACTTTGAAAGGTACTGCGTTATGA
- the cbiB gene encoding adenosylcobinamide-phosphate synthase CbiB: MSVALLCVAAVALDALLGEPRRWHPLVAFGTFAGRIEQRFNSGGRGWRSHGVTAWFIAVVPLTLLATALSWAPYIGWVLEILALYCALGMRSLGEHVIPVAQALRSDDLDEARKRVSYLVSRQTSELDRTEVARAATESVLENGSDAVFAALFWFVVAGVPGVVLYRLSNTLDAMWGYRNERFERFGWAAAKIDDVLNYIPARLVALTYAVLGKTRLALKCWRTQGPTWDSPNAGPVMAAGAGALGVELGGAAIYHGEVHQRPPLGEGPAADADSIDRGWQLVQRGVWLWLLILCAGAQFYA; this comes from the coding sequence ATGAGTGTGGCCTTGCTGTGTGTTGCTGCGGTGGCGCTGGATGCGCTGCTGGGCGAACCCAGGCGCTGGCATCCGCTGGTAGCGTTCGGCACGTTTGCCGGGCGCATCGAGCAGCGTTTCAACAGCGGCGGCCGCGGCTGGCGCAGCCATGGCGTAACTGCCTGGTTTATCGCCGTCGTGCCCTTGACCCTGCTGGCCACCGCGTTGTCGTGGGCGCCGTATATCGGTTGGGTGCTGGAGATCCTCGCGTTGTACTGTGCCCTCGGCATGCGCAGCCTCGGCGAACATGTGATCCCGGTGGCCCAGGCGTTGCGCAGCGATGACCTGGATGAAGCGCGCAAGCGCGTGAGCTACCTGGTCAGCCGCCAGACCAGCGAACTCGACCGCACCGAAGTCGCCCGCGCCGCCACCGAGTCGGTGCTGGAAAACGGCAGTGACGCGGTGTTTGCCGCGCTGTTCTGGTTTGTCGTCGCGGGCGTGCCGGGCGTGGTGCTCTACCGCCTGAGCAACACCCTCGACGCCATGTGGGGCTATCGCAACGAACGCTTCGAACGCTTCGGCTGGGCTGCGGCAAAAATCGACGATGTGCTGAACTACATTCCTGCTCGCCTGGTGGCGCTGACCTACGCCGTATTGGGCAAGACCCGACTGGCCCTCAAATGCTGGCGCACCCAGGGCCCGACCTGGGACAGCCCCAACGCTGGTCCCGTGATGGCTGCCGGTGCAGGCGCCCTGGGCGTGGAACTGGGCGGCGCGGCGATCTATCACGGCGAAGTGCACCAGCGTCCGCCATTGGGCGAAGGCCCGGCGGCGGATGCCGATTCCATCGACCGAGGCTGGCAACTGGTGCAACGCGGCGTATGGTTGTGGCTGCTGATCCTTTGTGCAGGGGCGCAATTCTATGCTTGA
- a CDS encoding glutathione peroxidase, giving the protein MQMRWLAVPVLMAAFGSVAMAADCPPLLEGQLPKLRAKESIDLCQRFAGKPLVIVNTASFCGFAPQFKGLEALYQRYKGEGLEVIGVPSDDFKQEAKTGEETAKVCYVNYGVTFTMTEPQKVKGPDAVHLFKVLAQQTDAPPKWNFYKYVVDRQGKVIANFSSLTKPDSPELIKAVEAAIASKP; this is encoded by the coding sequence ATGCAGATGCGCTGGCTTGCTGTACCCGTGCTGATGGCTGCTTTTGGCAGCGTGGCGATGGCCGCCGATTGCCCACCCTTGCTCGAAGGGCAATTGCCCAAGCTGCGCGCCAAGGAATCCATCGACCTGTGCCAGCGCTTTGCCGGCAAGCCGCTGGTCATCGTCAATACCGCCAGCTTTTGCGGGTTCGCGCCGCAGTTCAAGGGCCTCGAAGCCTTGTATCAGCGCTACAAAGGCGAAGGGCTGGAAGTGATTGGCGTACCGTCCGATGACTTCAAGCAGGAAGCCAAGACCGGCGAAGAGACTGCCAAGGTCTGCTACGTGAATTACGGCGTGACCTTTACCATGACCGAGCCGCAGAAGGTCAAGGGGCCGGATGCGGTACACCTGTTCAAGGTGCTGGCGCAGCAGACCGATGCGCCGCCGAAGTGGAATTTCTACAAGTACGTGGTCGATCGGCAGGGCAAGGTGATTGCCAATTTCTCCAGTTTGACCAAGCCGGACAGCCCGGAGTTGATCAAGGCGGTGGAGGCGGCGATAGCGTCCAAGCCCTGA
- a CDS encoding sel1 repeat family protein, whose translation MKFRSVSPSVTDTPQTVTVPKRFSLKVALWLLDSPRLGHNTNVKHFAGRLLKQPAREGVVAAQSRLGQLMCRECGNARDRRIGHDLLRLAARAGDRRAQRELGQVED comes from the coding sequence ATGAAGTTTCGCTCAGTATCACCTTCTGTTACCGACACCCCTCAGACTGTTACCGTACCCAAGCGCTTCTCCTTGAAAGTCGCCCTGTGGTTGCTCGACAGCCCGCGCCTGGGCCACAACACCAACGTCAAGCACTTTGCCGGGCGTTTGCTCAAGCAGCCGGCCCGTGAAGGGGTGGTCGCGGCGCAAAGTCGCCTGGGCCAGCTGATGTGCCGTGAGTGTGGCAACGCTCGTGACCGCCGCATCGGCCACGACCTGTTGCGCCTGGCCGCCCGTGCCGGCGACCGCCGCGCCCAACGCGAACTGGGCCAGGTCGAAGACTGA
- a CDS encoding adenosylcobinamide-GDP ribazoletransferase, translating into MLPFWIAVQFLSSLPIRLPGMPQPQELGRSLLFYPLVGGLFGVLLWALNTALMGAPLLLHAALLLTAWVLLSGGLHLDGLADSADAWLGGFGDRERTLTIMKDPRSGPIAVVTLGLVLLLKFTALVALIEQHSGAALILAPLIGRASMLALFLTTRYVRAGGLGQALSDHLPRVVGQQVLILSGLACILIGGFSGGLAVLLAALCFMVLRQLMINRLGGTTGDTAGALLELLEVAVLVGLAL; encoded by the coding sequence ATGCTGCCGTTCTGGATCGCCGTGCAATTTCTCAGCAGCCTGCCGATTCGCTTGCCGGGCATGCCGCAGCCTCAGGAATTGGGGCGTTCGCTGCTGTTTTATCCGCTGGTCGGTGGGTTATTCGGCGTGCTGCTTTGGGCCCTGAACACGGCATTGATGGGCGCCCCGTTGTTGCTGCACGCCGCCTTGCTGCTGACCGCTTGGGTATTGCTCAGTGGCGGCCTGCACCTGGATGGCCTGGCGGACAGCGCGGACGCCTGGCTGGGTGGCTTTGGCGACCGCGAGCGCACCCTCACCATCATGAAAGACCCGCGCAGCGGGCCGATTGCGGTAGTGACCCTGGGCCTGGTGTTGCTGCTCAAGTTCACCGCGTTGGTGGCCTTGATCGAGCAGCACAGCGGCGCGGCGCTGATCCTGGCGCCGTTGATTGGGCGCGCGTCGATGCTCGCGTTGTTTCTGACCACGCGCTATGTGCGTGCAGGCGGATTGGGCCAGGCTCTGTCGGACCATTTACCCAGAGTCGTCGGCCAGCAGGTGCTGATCCTCAGCGGCCTGGCCTGTATCCTCATCGGCGGTTTCAGTGGTGGGCTCGCCGTGTTGCTGGCCGCGCTGTGCTTTATGGTGCTGCGCCAATTGATGATCAACCGACTCGGCGGCACCACCGGCGACACCGCCGGCGCCTTGCTGGAGCTGTTGGAAGTCGCGGTGTTGGTCGGCCTGGCGCTGTAA
- a CDS encoding MFS transporter — protein MWRTSGWILVGSALILALSLGVRHGFGLFLAPMSSEFGWGRETFAFAIALQNLIWGLAQPFTGALADRFGATKAVFVGGVLYALGLVLMGMSDSAWSLSLSAGLLIGIGLSGTSFSVILGVVGRAVAPEKRSMAMGIASAAGSFGQFAMVPGTLGLISWLGWSAALLALGLMVALILPLVSMLKDKPLPVMAGQQTLREALKEACSHSGFWLLAFGFFVCGFQVVFIGVHLPAYLVDQHLPATVGTTVLALIGLFNIFGTYTAGWLGGRMSKPRLLTGLYLLRAVVIVLFLWAPVTEVTAYLFGMAMGFLWLSTVPLTNGTVATLFGVRNLSMLGGIVFLFHQLGSFLGGWLGGVVYDRTGNYDLIWQVAILLSLLAAALNWPVRERPVARLQAQMEAA, from the coding sequence ATGTGGCGCACCAGTGGTTGGATCCTTGTAGGGAGTGCGCTGATCCTGGCGTTATCGTTGGGTGTGCGGCATGGTTTCGGCCTGTTCCTGGCGCCGATGAGCAGCGAGTTCGGTTGGGGTCGTGAGACGTTTGCCTTTGCCATCGCCTTGCAAAACCTGATCTGGGGCCTGGCGCAGCCGTTTACCGGCGCGCTGGCCGACCGCTTCGGCGCAACCAAAGCGGTGTTTGTCGGCGGCGTGCTGTACGCCCTGGGCCTGGTGTTGATGGGGATGTCCGATTCGGCGTGGTCGTTATCCCTGAGTGCAGGCTTGCTGATTGGCATTGGCCTGTCCGGTACCTCGTTCTCAGTGATTCTCGGCGTGGTCGGGCGTGCCGTGGCGCCGGAAAAACGCAGCATGGCCATGGGTATCGCCAGTGCGGCCGGTTCGTTCGGTCAGTTCGCCATGGTGCCCGGCACCTTGGGCCTGATCAGCTGGTTGGGCTGGTCGGCCGCCTTGCTTGCACTGGGCTTGATGGTGGCGTTGATCCTGCCGCTGGTCAGCATGCTCAAAGACAAGCCGCTGCCCGTCATGGCTGGCCAGCAAACCTTGCGTGAAGCGCTGAAGGAAGCCTGCTCCCACTCCGGATTCTGGCTGCTGGCGTTCGGCTTTTTTGTCTGCGGATTCCAAGTGGTGTTTATCGGTGTGCACCTGCCGGCCTACCTGGTTGACCAACACTTGCCGGCGACCGTTGGCACCACGGTGCTGGCACTGATCGGCCTGTTCAATATCTTCGGTACCTACACCGCCGGTTGGCTGGGCGGGCGCATGTCCAAGCCGCGCTTGTTGACGGGCTTGTACCTGCTGCGTGCGGTGGTGATCGTGTTGTTCCTGTGGGCGCCGGTCACCGAAGTCACGGCTTACCTATTCGGCATGGCCATGGGCTTCCTGTGGCTGTCCACGGTGCCGCTGACCAATGGCACGGTCGCCACCCTGTTTGGTGTGCGAAACCTCTCCATGCTCGGTGGGATCGTGTTCCTGTTCCACCAACTGGGTTCGTTCCTCGGCGGCTGGTTGGGCGGGGTGGTCTATGATCGAACCGGTAACTACGATTTGATCTGGCAGGTTGCGATTCTCTTGAGCCTGCTCGCCGCCGCCCTGAATTGGCCGGTGCGTGAGCGGCCCGTGGCGCGGCTGCAGGCGCAGATGGAGGCGGCATGA
- the cobD gene encoding threonine-phosphate decarboxylase CobD, which translates to MLEHGGRLRKASLQYGIAEADWLDLSSGLAPWPWPIPEIPLRAWARLPETDDGLEQAASEYYGAAHLLPVPGSQAAIQLLPRLRRAGKVGVLSPCYAEHAEAWRRAGYVVREVQEQEVDFFLDGLDVLVVVNPNNPTGLSLSPQRLLDWHTRLAQRGGWLVVDEAFMDVTPQLSLASQAHQVGLIVLRSFGKFFGLAGVRLGFVLAERRLLKLLAEQVGPWAVSGPTRVLGQACLRDTAGHARQRARCIEAGQRLYALLEGHGFQPQGGCALFQWLITPHAERMHEFMAQRGILLRLFAHDSSLRFGLPDTDVDWQRLDAALAAYKEAV; encoded by the coding sequence ATGCTTGAACACGGTGGTCGGTTGCGCAAGGCGTCGCTCCAGTATGGGATTGCCGAGGCTGATTGGCTCGACCTGTCCAGCGGCCTCGCGCCGTGGCCGTGGCCGATCCCCGAGATCCCGCTGCGGGCCTGGGCACGCTTGCCCGAAACCGACGACGGCCTGGAACAGGCCGCCAGCGAGTATTACGGCGCCGCCCATCTATTGCCGGTGCCCGGCTCCCAGGCGGCGATCCAACTGCTGCCGCGCCTGCGCCGTGCCGGCAAAGTCGGCGTGTTGTCACCGTGCTACGCCGAGCACGCCGAAGCCTGGCGCCGCGCTGGTTACGTGGTGCGCGAAGTGCAGGAGCAGGAAGTCGATTTCTTCCTCGACGGCCTCGACGTGCTGGTGGTGGTCAACCCCAACAACCCCACTGGCCTGAGCTTGAGCCCACAACGCCTGCTCGACTGGCACACACGGCTGGCCCAGCGCGGTGGCTGGCTGGTGGTGGACGAAGCCTTCATGGACGTGACTCCGCAATTGAGCCTGGCCAGCCAGGCGCATCAGGTTGGCCTGATTGTGCTGCGCTCGTTCGGTAAATTTTTCGGCCTGGCCGGTGTGCGGCTGGGCTTTGTGCTGGCTGAACGGCGGTTGCTCAAGTTGCTCGCCGAACAAGTCGGGCCCTGGGCGGTCAGCGGGCCAACACGGGTGCTGGGCCAGGCGTGCCTGCGCGACACCGCCGGGCATGCGCGACAACGCGCGCGGTGCATCGAAGCCGGCCAGCGCCTGTATGCCTTGCTTGAAGGCCATGGCTTCCAGCCCCAGGGCGGCTGCGCCTTGTTCCAATGGCTGATCACACCGCACGCCGAGCGCATGCATGAATTCATGGCCCAGCGCGGCATCCTGCTGCGGCTGTTTGCCCACGACAGCAGCCTGCGCTTCGGCCTGCCCGACACCGACGTCGACTGGCAGCGTCTCGACGCGGCCCTGGCCGCCTACAAGGAAGCGGTATGA